One genomic region from Methanocalculus natronophilus encodes:
- a CDS encoding DUF805 domain-containing protein: MSDHKGFKAFSAMFKRSDMFNGIISRREYAWNVVWVVLFIILGFSVWFSVLLRLGDGLEALAVLPLVLVWFILSLVLLLFLSFALMRRYRDIGIAPEWV; encoded by the coding sequence ATGAGTGATCACAAAGGATTTAAAGCGTTTAGCGCAATGTTTAAAAGAAGTGATATGTTTAATGGAATCATATCAAGGCGCGAATATGCGTGGAATGTAGTGTGGGTCGTTCTTTTCATTATTTTAGGATTTAGTGTTTGGTTTAGTGTGCTTTTAAGACTGGGTGATGGCTTAGAAGCCTTAGCGGTGTTACCGCTTGTACTTGTATGGTTTATCCTTAGTTTGGTTTTGCTTTTGTTTTTAAGTTTTGCGTTAATGAGACGTTACCGTGATATTGGTATTGCACCTGAATGGGTTG